A region from the Longimicrobium terrae genome encodes:
- a CDS encoding dipeptide epimerase: MKLSFEIVELQTKHAFNIARQVGPPSRRLVWVRVRDSDGVEGWGEASPQPFYGETADTVTAILPRLAEALEEAAGGDPFALERIDDAVHHALAHNGSARVAISAAMHDLVGKRLGVPVWKLWGLDPAAAPRSSFTIGIDELEVMRAKVREAAAYPILKIKVGTPRDREILSMIREEAPGKTIRVDANTGWSAKQTIAVMPMFQEFGVEFVEQPLPAHDLAGLRLVRENSPLPIIADESVENATDVAKLAGVVDGVNIKLSKCGSLREAIRIIHAARAHNMKVMLGCMIESTLGIAAAVQITPLVDYVDLDGAALLAHDPFAGPGIEADGTVRFNSEPGLGVRRRE; encoded by the coding sequence ATGAAGCTTTCCTTCGAGATCGTCGAACTCCAGACCAAGCACGCGTTCAACATCGCGCGGCAGGTGGGGCCTCCGTCGCGGCGGCTGGTGTGGGTGCGCGTGCGGGACAGCGATGGCGTGGAAGGATGGGGCGAAGCCTCGCCGCAGCCGTTCTACGGCGAGACGGCGGATACGGTGACGGCTATCCTCCCCCGGCTGGCGGAGGCGCTGGAAGAGGCGGCCGGCGGCGATCCCTTCGCGCTGGAGCGGATTGACGACGCGGTGCACCACGCGCTGGCGCACAACGGCTCCGCGCGCGTGGCCATCTCCGCGGCGATGCACGACCTTGTCGGCAAACGGCTGGGCGTGCCCGTGTGGAAGCTGTGGGGGCTGGATCCCGCGGCGGCGCCGCGCTCGTCGTTCACCATCGGCATCGACGAGCTGGAGGTGATGCGCGCCAAGGTGCGGGAAGCGGCCGCGTATCCCATCCTCAAGATCAAGGTGGGCACGCCGCGCGACCGCGAGATCCTGTCCATGATTCGCGAGGAAGCGCCCGGCAAGACGATCCGCGTGGACGCCAACACCGGCTGGTCGGCCAAGCAGACCATCGCCGTCATGCCGATGTTCCAGGAGTTCGGCGTGGAGTTCGTGGAGCAGCCGCTGCCCGCGCACGATCTGGCCGGCCTTCGCCTCGTGCGCGAGAACTCGCCGCTCCCCATCATCGCCGACGAGTCGGTGGAGAACGCGACGGACGTGGCCAAGCTGGCCGGCGTGGTGGATGGCGTGAACATCAAGCTCAGCAAGTGCGGCAGCCTGCGCGAGGCGATCCGCATCATCCACGCGGCGCGCGCGCACAACATGAAGGTGATGCTGGGCTGCATGATCGAATCTACGCTCGGCATCGCCGCCGCCGTGCAGATCACGCCACTGGTGGATTACGTGGACCTGGATGGCGCCGCCCTTCTGGCGCACGATCCGTTCGCGGGGCCCGGGATCGAGGCGGATGGAACCGTTCGATTCAATTCGGAACCCGGGCTCGGCGTGCGCCGGAGGGAGTGA